One stretch of Streptomyces hygroscopicus DNA includes these proteins:
- a CDS encoding methylated-DNA--protein-cysteine methyltransferase has product MTVHTTIDSPLGELLLVGERSATAPGGTALVSLSVPGQKGGAVVQDGWNEDAEAFTEIISQLGAYFDGERIRFDIQCVEGGTDFQRRVWQALETIPYGTTVSYGDIARQIGAPRTAVRSVGTAIGRNPLLVVRPCHRVIGATGALTGYAGGLERKQRLLVHEGALQNA; this is encoded by the coding sequence ATGACGGTCCACACGACGATCGACAGCCCGCTCGGCGAGCTGCTGCTGGTGGGCGAGAGGTCCGCCACCGCGCCCGGGGGCACCGCGCTGGTTTCCCTGTCCGTGCCCGGCCAGAAGGGCGGGGCCGTCGTCCAGGACGGCTGGAACGAGGATGCCGAGGCATTCACCGAGATCATCTCCCAGCTGGGCGCGTACTTCGACGGCGAGCGCATCCGGTTCGACATTCAGTGCGTCGAGGGCGGTACGGACTTCCAGCGCAGGGTGTGGCAGGCGCTGGAGACCATTCCGTACGGCACGACGGTCAGCTACGGCGACATCGCCCGGCAGATCGGCGCCCCGCGCACGGCGGTTCGCTCCGTCGGCACCGCGATCGGCCGCAATCCGCTGCTGGTCGTACGGCCCTGCCACCGTGTCATCGGCGCCACCGGCGCGCTGACCGGCTACGCGGGCGGGCTGGAGCGCAAGCAGCGACTCCTCGTCCACGAAGGCGCCCTCCAGAACGCCTGA
- a CDS encoding prolyl 4-hydroxylase, whose product MSTTTDTARFHQRVAAADWPELAEELDTHGCALTPRLLPPAQCARIAGLYERDERFRSTIDMARHRFGSGQYRYFTHDLPEPVAELRAALYPRLLTIARDWAERLGRPAPWPDSLEKWLAMCHEAGQDRSAQILLRYGPGDWNALHRDVFGDMLFPLQVVIGLDAYGTDYTGGEFLLVEQRPRAQSRGTTAVLQQGHGLIFTTRDRPVATKRGWSAGVMRHGVSTVRSGRRHALGLVFHDAA is encoded by the coding sequence ATGAGCACCACGACCGACACCGCACGCTTCCACCAGCGCGTGGCCGCGGCCGACTGGCCAGAGTTGGCCGAAGAGCTGGACACCCACGGGTGCGCGCTCACTCCACGGCTGCTGCCCCCTGCCCAGTGCGCCCGTATCGCCGGGCTCTACGAACGGGACGAGCGGTTCAGGAGCACGATCGACATGGCCCGCCACCGCTTCGGCTCCGGTCAGTACCGCTACTTCACCCATGACCTGCCCGAGCCGGTCGCCGAGCTGCGCGCCGCGCTCTACCCGCGGCTGCTGACCATCGCCCGTGACTGGGCGGAGCGGCTCGGCCGCCCGGCGCCCTGGCCGGACAGCCTGGAGAAGTGGCTGGCCATGTGCCATGAGGCCGGACAGGACCGCTCCGCGCAGATCCTGCTGCGATACGGCCCCGGCGACTGGAACGCCCTGCACCGAGACGTGTTCGGCGACATGCTCTTTCCGCTTCAGGTGGTGATCGGGCTGGACGCGTACGGCACGGACTACACGGGCGGGGAGTTCCTGCTGGTCGAGCAGCGGCCCCGCGCCCAGTCCCGGGGCACCACGGCCGTACTCCAGCAGGGCCACGGGCTGATCTTCACCACCCGTGACCGCCCCGTGGCCACCAAGCGCGGCTGGTCGGCCGGTGTCATGCGGCACGGGGTCAGCACGGTGCGCTCCGGGCGCCGCCACGCACTTGGCCTGGTCTTCCACGACGCGGCCTGA
- a CDS encoding alkylated DNA repair protein, with the protein MNALIPRPRLEVAPGAVHVPGWLTLEQQRELVIACRGWATGPVPIRHTKLPRGGVMSVRTVCIGWHWQPYAYTRTADDVNGARVAEFPHWMVELGRRALADAYDDETAGEGYTPDTALINFYDAQAKLGMHQDKDERSSAPVVSLTIGDSCVFRFGNTETRTKPYTDLELGSGDLFVFGGPSRYAYHAVPKILPGTGDPATGLRSGRLNITMRVTGLADPTSSSDHPSGR; encoded by the coding sequence ATGAACGCCCTGATCCCCCGCCCACGCCTCGAGGTGGCCCCCGGCGCCGTCCACGTGCCGGGCTGGCTCACCCTCGAACAGCAGCGGGAGCTGGTCATCGCCTGCCGGGGCTGGGCCACCGGCCCGGTCCCGATCCGGCACACGAAGCTGCCGCGCGGGGGCGTCATGTCGGTGCGGACGGTGTGCATCGGGTGGCACTGGCAGCCCTATGCGTACACCCGCACCGCCGACGATGTGAACGGCGCCCGGGTCGCCGAATTCCCGCACTGGATGGTCGAGTTGGGCCGTCGTGCCCTGGCCGACGCATACGACGACGAGACGGCCGGTGAGGGGTACACCCCCGACACCGCGCTCATCAACTTCTACGACGCCCAGGCGAAACTCGGCATGCACCAGGACAAGGACGAGAGGTCATCCGCCCCGGTGGTCTCGCTCACCATCGGCGACAGCTGCGTCTTCCGCTTCGGCAACACCGAGACCCGTACCAAGCCGTACACCGATCTCGAACTCGGCTCCGGGGATCTGTTCGTCTTCGGAGGCCCCTCCCGCTACGCCTACCATGCCGTCCCCAAGATCCTGCCCGGAACCGGCGACCCGGCCACCGGACTGAGGTCCGGACGGCTGAACATCACCATGCGGGTCACCGGCCTGGCCGATCCGACGTCGTCCAGTGATCACCCCTCGGGCCGCTGA
- a CDS encoding cytochrome P450, which yields MDAAHSDPAHFTDGERLDLTRDSGMHLQFGHGIHYCVGAPLARVEGQIALESLVRRFPGLRLSVPASEISHSKNPFIRSLTALPVEFEAQRPEG from the coding sequence ATGGACGCCGCACACTCCGACCCGGCCCACTTCACCGACGGCGAGCGGCTGGACCTGACGAGGGATTCCGGCATGCATCTCCAGTTCGGCCACGGCATCCACTACTGCGTCGGTGCGCCACTGGCCAGGGTGGAGGGGCAGATCGCCCTGGAGAGCCTGGTCCGGCGGTTCCCCGGCCTGCGGTTGAGCGTTCCCGCCTCCGAGATCAGCCACAGCAAGAACCCGTTCATCCGCTCGCTGACCGCGCTCCCCGTCGAGTTCGAGGCTCAGCGGCCCGAGGGGTGA
- a CDS encoding cytochrome P450, producing the protein MMLIAGYEPTGSFISNAVFSLLSRPDQLELPRKDPELAGRGLEELLRHAGPGILVVRFANEDVEIGPYRSAPATRCFWTWTPHTPTRPTSPTASGWT; encoded by the coding sequence ATGATGCTGATCGCCGGATACGAGCCGACCGGCAGCTTCATCAGCAACGCGGTCTTCTCCCTGCTGTCCCGGCCGGACCAGCTGGAGCTGCCGCGCAAGGACCCCGAACTGGCCGGGCGCGGCCTGGAGGAACTGCTCCGGCACGCCGGGCCGGGCATCCTCGTCGTGCGTTTCGCCAACGAGGACGTGGAGATCGGCCCGTACAGATCCGCGCCGGCGACCAGGTGCTTCTGGACATGGACGCCGCACACTCCGACCCGGCCCACTTCACCGACGGCGAGCGGCTGGACCTGA
- a CDS encoding nitroreductase, protein MSGSTLAPDIDQALYALSPEGRKLLFTEAKTAYDFSDKPVGDDRAKWSPRPG, encoded by the coding sequence ATGTCGGGCAGCACCCTGGCCCCCGATATCGATCAGGCCCTGTACGCACTTTCCCCCGAGGGGCGGAAACTTCTCTTCACCGAGGCCAAGACGGCCTATGACTTCAGCGACAAGCCGGTGGGCGACGACCGCGCGAAGTGGTCGCCACGGCCCGGATGA
- a CDS encoding molecular chaperone GroES, producing the protein MLTEPGALSVVSVPEPSCGPGDVLIRMRGTGLCGSDLAVHAGHRRPPRLPWILGHEGTGRIVELGSAVSGLRTGQDVVIEPDYCCLACAPCRAGRTSACAGRAAVGLTVPGLLSDYVVAPAAFVWPVAPRLSLEDLVCVEPATVARAAMRRSGIAPGQSCLVIGAGSQGLLLCQALVDHGVTVFVQEPSEARLDRACSLGATPLPPDTDGLPCLFETSGAPGVIEQGLRRLTKPGTAVLIGMNTSPLGVSPRDLVAGQITLIGSMIYDHPVDFAQTVSALESRTPPRLGAVVSDGYALEDVQEAFTAAYTAAGKVWVDLS; encoded by the coding sequence GTGCTGACGGAGCCCGGTGCGCTGTCCGTGGTGTCCGTGCCGGAGCCGTCCTGCGGCCCCGGGGACGTGCTGATCCGGATGCGGGGCACGGGGCTGTGCGGCTCCGATCTCGCGGTGCACGCGGGACACCGGCGGCCACCGCGTCTGCCCTGGATCCTGGGCCACGAGGGGACGGGGCGGATCGTCGAGCTGGGCAGTGCGGTCAGCGGTCTGCGCACCGGCCAGGACGTGGTCATCGAACCGGACTACTGCTGTCTGGCGTGCGCCCCCTGCCGGGCCGGGCGGACGTCGGCCTGCGCCGGCCGGGCCGCTGTGGGACTGACCGTTCCCGGTCTGCTGAGTGACTACGTCGTCGCGCCGGCCGCGTTCGTCTGGCCGGTCGCCCCGCGGCTGTCGCTCGAGGACCTGGTCTGTGTGGAACCGGCGACCGTGGCACGGGCGGCGATGCGGCGCTCGGGCATCGCGCCGGGGCAGAGCTGCCTGGTGATCGGGGCCGGTTCCCAGGGTCTGCTGCTGTGTCAGGCGCTGGTCGACCACGGTGTGACGGTGTTCGTCCAGGAGCCCAGCGAGGCCCGGCTCGACCGCGCGTGTTCGCTGGGCGCGACGCCCCTGCCACCGGACACGGACGGGCTCCCCTGTCTCTTCGAGACCTCCGGCGCCCCCGGAGTCATCGAGCAGGGGCTGCGGCGGCTCACCAAACCCGGCACCGCGGTTCTGATCGGGATGAACACCTCTCCTCTCGGGGTCTCGCCCCGCGATCTGGTGGCGGGGCAGATCACCCTCATCGGCAGCATGATCTACGACCATCCGGTGGACTTCGCACAGACCGTCAGCGCCCTGGAGTCGCGGACACCACCCCGGCTCGGGGCGGTGGTCAGCGACGGCTATGCCCTGGAGGACGTCCAGGAGGCGTTCACCGCGGCGTACACCGCGGCGGGAAAGGTGTGGGTCGACCTCTCCTGA
- a CDS encoding monooxygenase, translating into MPTPHQPPTATTSMDAEELGFDPDALRAKYRAERDRRIRPDGRKQYRRIAGDFDSYAQDPYVEPEFTREPLHDRVEVLIIGGGFGGLLAGARLRQAGVREIRMIEQGGDFGGTWYWNRYPGVQCDIESYVYLPLLEEIGYVPRWRYAPGEEIRQHARAIGRHFDLYRDVRFRTQVTELRWDDTELEWTVHTDRDDRIRARHVVISSGTLSRAKLPGIPGIETFKGHTFHTSRWDYDYTGGDASGGLHGLADKRVALIGTGATAIQVVPHLGRDAEHLYVFQRTPSSVDVRGNRPTDPGWAASLTPGWQRRRRDNFLAVVTGGQAAEDLVDDGWTSTARLQQKLIPTDSYAGLPSQERERLYEIADFQKMNGIRDRVDSIVENTATAEALKPWYRYMCKRPTFSDTYLDTFNRPNVTLVDTADHGGVERITENAVVVDGVEYEVDCVIFATGFEVGVSGVTSGLLPVHGRGGVTLTEAWRDGPKTLHGFYSHGFPNLFQLGPLQNASAVNYVHILDEQAIHVAEVLAEARKRRARYVEPTAEAEAAWRATIREKAADLYAFQAECTPGYYNNEGMPRERSESFGDGPIAFHELLRHWRADGGMNDVLVV; encoded by the coding sequence ATGCCCACCCCCCACCAGCCGCCCACCGCCACCACGTCCATGGACGCCGAGGAGCTGGGATTCGACCCGGACGCCCTGCGAGCGAAGTACCGGGCCGAGCGTGACCGCCGCATCCGCCCCGACGGCAGGAAGCAGTACCGGCGCATCGCCGGCGACTTCGACTCCTACGCCCAGGACCCGTACGTGGAACCGGAATTCACCCGGGAGCCACTGCACGACCGGGTCGAGGTGCTGATCATCGGGGGCGGATTCGGCGGTCTGCTCGCCGGTGCGCGGCTGCGGCAGGCCGGTGTGCGGGAGATCCGCATGATCGAACAGGGCGGGGACTTCGGCGGCACCTGGTACTGGAACCGCTATCCGGGTGTCCAGTGCGACATCGAGTCCTACGTCTATCTGCCCCTGCTCGAGGAGATCGGCTACGTACCGCGGTGGCGATACGCGCCGGGCGAGGAGATCAGACAGCACGCGCGGGCGATCGGACGCCACTTCGACCTCTACCGCGACGTCCGCTTCCGGACCCAGGTGACAGAACTCCGCTGGGACGACACCGAGTTGGAGTGGACCGTCCACACCGACCGGGACGACCGCATCCGGGCCCGCCATGTGGTGATCTCCAGCGGAACACTCAGCCGGGCGAAACTCCCCGGCATCCCCGGGATCGAGACCTTCAAGGGGCATACGTTCCACACCAGCCGCTGGGACTACGACTACACCGGCGGCGACGCGAGCGGCGGACTGCACGGACTCGCCGACAAGCGCGTGGCCCTCATCGGCACCGGCGCCACCGCCATCCAGGTCGTGCCACATCTGGGACGGGACGCCGAGCACCTGTATGTGTTCCAGCGCACGCCCTCCTCGGTCGATGTGCGTGGCAACCGCCCCACCGATCCGGGGTGGGCCGCATCGCTGACGCCCGGCTGGCAGCGGCGCCGCAGGGACAACTTCCTCGCCGTCGTCACCGGCGGCCAGGCGGCCGAGGACCTGGTGGACGACGGCTGGACGAGCACCGCGCGGCTGCAGCAGAAACTCATCCCGACCGACAGCTACGCGGGCCTGCCGTCCCAGGAGCGCGAACGCCTCTACGAAATCGCGGACTTCCAGAAGATGAACGGGATCCGCGACCGCGTGGACTCCATCGTCGAGAACACGGCGACGGCCGAGGCGCTCAAGCCCTGGTACCGCTACATGTGCAAGCGCCCCACGTTCAGCGACACCTATCTGGACACCTTCAACCGGCCCAACGTCACACTCGTGGACACGGCCGACCACGGGGGCGTCGAGCGCATCACCGAGAACGCCGTCGTGGTCGACGGGGTCGAGTACGAGGTCGACTGCGTCATCTTCGCCACCGGCTTCGAGGTCGGCGTCTCCGGCGTCACCTCCGGACTCCTGCCGGTGCACGGCCGCGGCGGTGTCACCCTGACCGAAGCCTGGCGCGACGGCCCGAAGACACTCCACGGCTTCTACAGCCACGGCTTCCCCAACCTCTTCCAGCTCGGCCCGCTGCAGAACGCCAGCGCCGTCAACTATGTGCACATCCTCGATGAGCAGGCGATCCATGTCGCCGAGGTGCTCGCCGAGGCGCGCAAGCGCCGGGCCCGGTATGTCGAGCCGACCGCCGAGGCCGAGGCGGCCTGGCGCGCCACCATCCGTGAGAAGGCGGCGGACCTGTACGCCTTCCAGGCCGAGTGCACCCCCGGCTACTACAACAACGAGGGCATGCCCAGGGAGCGCAGCGAGTCCTTCGGCGACGGGCCGATCGCCTTCCATGAGCTGCTCAGGCACTGGCGCGCGGACGGCGGCATGAACGACGTGCTGGTGGTCTGA